CAAAGCTCACTGTGACAACCCACTCCAAAGTCCTTATCATGCCGGTTTTATAACAAGCCCCTTACCCTCATGAGCAACCCTATAAAACTTACGGAATTTAGCCATGGCGCTGGCTGCGGCTGTAAAATATCGCCCGCCGTGCTCGATACTATTCTCGCAGGGGCTACGCCCTTTCCCGCCGATCCCAACTTACTGGTAGGTAATAGCACCCGAGACGATGCTGCCGCCTACGACCTAGGCAACGGCGAGGTTATTCTCAGTACCACCGACTTCTTTATGCCCATAGCCGATGACCCATTCGATTTCGGCCGTATTGCCGCTACCAATGCGATCAGCGATATCTATGCAATGGGCGGCACCCCCATAATGGCAATTGCCATATTAGGCTGGCCAGTCAATGTACTGCCGCCCGAAGTGGCGAGTCAGGTCATTGAGGGCGGGCGCAAAGCCTGTGCGGATGCAGGCATGCAACTGGCAGGGGGACATAGCATCGATTCCCCGGAACCTATTTTTGGGCTCGCGGTTACGGGTCGCGTCAATAAAACGCGTTTGCGCAAAAACGCTTCGGCAACCGCCGGCTGCAAATTGTACCTGACCAAACCACTGGGCATAGGTGTACTCACCACAGCACAAAAACAAAAAAAACTAAAACCCGAACACACATATTTAGCGCGAGACTGGATGTGTAAACTCAACGATGTGGGCACCACCCTAGCCACCATCAATGGGGTTACCGCCATAACCGACGTCACCGGCTTCGGGTTACTCGGCCACCTATTAGAAATGTGTGAAGGCAGTAATCTTCAGGCGCAATTGCACGCACATACGGTTCCCATACTCGAACCAGTAAAAGAGTATCTTTCTCTCGGCTGCATTCCCGGCGGCACACTTCGAAATTTTGAAAGTTATGGGCGTAAAATTACACCGCTTAACGATGAATTTAAGCACCTTTTTTGCGACCCTCAAACAAGTGGTGGCCTATTAATAGCCGTAGAACCCAACGCGCAAACCGAAACAGAGAATGCGCTAATAGCCGCAGGCATTAAGCCTGTGGTAATCGGCGAGCTATCGCCTTTCCACGGTGGCCCCATAATTGAGGTGGTTTCATGAGTAATTTCATGAGCAATTTCATGAACGACACCAGCGACTACCGACAAATATTCCTCACAAACGCACCCATGATGGATACCCGCGCACCAATAGAGTTCGCGCGCGGCAGCTTTCCTCAAACGCAAAACCTGCCATTAATGACAGACGATGAACGTGCGCAGGTAGGTACATGCTACAAACAAAAAGGCCAAGATGCCGCCATAGCACTGGGCCATACACTGGTAAGTGGCGACATAAAAAACAGCCGTATTGCCACTTGGCTCGAATTCATAAAACAAAACCCTGAGGGCTACCTGTTTTGCTTTAGAGGGGGCTTACGCTCAACGATATGCCAGCAGTGGCTAGCGGATGCCGACTGTCATTACCCGCGCGTTACCGGCGGCTATAAGGCGATGCGTCGTTTTTTAATTCAAGAGCAGGAAAAAGCCGTAGATACTCGGCGTTTTGTCATGTTAGGTGGTCACACTGGCTCGGCAAAAACCGAATTATTAAACAACATCCCCCATAGCATCGACTTAGAAGGACTCGCCAACCACCGTGGCAGCGCTTTCGGTAAACGCTTGGGCGGCCAACCGCCACAAATTAGTTTTGAAAATTCGCTGAGCGTAGAATTCCTAAGAAATGAACACACATTTGGCAAAAAGCCAATAGTTCTCGAAGACGAAAGCCGTTTAATTGGCCGCCTGTGTTTGCCCCCAACATTACTGTCAGCAATGAACCAGGCGCCGCTGATTTTGGTGGAGACAGAACTCGAAGAACGTGTATCCCATTCCTACGAAAACTACATTCTACGCAACTGTAAAGACAGCCTAAACAGCTTTGGCGCAGAAGAAGGTTTTGAGCGTTTTTCCCAAGAGCTTAAACAATCACTTCATAATATTCGTCGCCGCTTGGGGCAAGAGCGTTACATCAAGCTCAATTCGCAAATGGAGCAAGCACTTCACCAACAGAGCAACGGTGACGGCTCTGCTCATCGTGGTTGGATAGAAGTACTATTACGCG
This genomic stretch from Teredinibacter franksiae harbors:
- the selD gene encoding selenide, water dikinase SelD codes for the protein MSNPIKLTEFSHGAGCGCKISPAVLDTILAGATPFPADPNLLVGNSTRDDAAAYDLGNGEVILSTTDFFMPIADDPFDFGRIAATNAISDIYAMGGTPIMAIAILGWPVNVLPPEVASQVIEGGRKACADAGMQLAGGHSIDSPEPIFGLAVTGRVNKTRLRKNASATAGCKLYLTKPLGIGVLTTAQKQKKLKPEHTYLARDWMCKLNDVGTTLATINGVTAITDVTGFGLLGHLLEMCEGSNLQAQLHAHTVPILEPVKEYLSLGCIPGGTLRNFESYGRKITPLNDEFKHLFCDPQTSGGLLIAVEPNAQTETENALIAAGIKPVVIGELSPFHGGPIIEVVS
- the mnmH gene encoding tRNA 2-selenouridine(34) synthase MnmH, with the translated sequence MSNFMSNFMNDTSDYRQIFLTNAPMMDTRAPIEFARGSFPQTQNLPLMTDDERAQVGTCYKQKGQDAAIALGHTLVSGDIKNSRIATWLEFIKQNPEGYLFCFRGGLRSTICQQWLADADCHYPRVTGGYKAMRRFLIQEQEKAVDTRRFVMLGGHTGSAKTELLNNIPHSIDLEGLANHRGSAFGKRLGGQPPQISFENSLSVEFLRNEHTFGKKPIVLEDESRLIGRLCLPPTLLSAMNQAPLILVETELEERVSHSYENYILRNCKDSLNSFGAEEGFERFSQELKQSLHNIRRRLGQERYIKLNSQMEQALHQQSNGDGSAHRGWIEVLLRDYYDPMYNYQIKQKSDRVTFRGRPEAITEYLNELS